The DNA segment GTTGGTCACGTAAAACATCCCGGCCAGATACAAACCGGCCAAGGCCACCAAGTCCAGCACCAGTACGCCGGCGATGCCGGACCATTGGCCTTTGGCGAAGGTGGCGGCGACGTTGTAGAAAAAGGTCAAGACCACGACGACGATGCCGATGTCGGCCCAGCGCGGCGCTTCGATGTATTCGCGACCTTCGTTGATCAGCCACAGCGAGGTATCGTTGCCGGCGCCGAACTGGATGAACAGATAGACCAGCACGACCAACGTCACCGCGCCGGTCAGCACCCAGAATGCCAGTTGGCCCCACTTCAGACCGACGATTTCGACGCCGCTTTCGTCTTCCAGAAACCAGTAGACCGAGCCGATGAAACCGTACAACATCCACACCACCATGGCGTTGATGTGCACCATGCGGTTGACGTTGAAATCCAGGATTTCGTAAAGAAAACTCGGAAACAAGAATTGCAGGCCGGCCAGCAGGCCGAACAGCAATTGCGCCATGAACAGCACCATGGCGACGGTGAAGTAGTGCACCGCCAGTTTCTGGCCGCCGCTTAAATGCGGATTTGCCATGAACTCGGCGTGACGTTGCTTGCAGCCGGACCAGCAGGCGGCCGTTTTGTCTTGGAAAGTTGTCGCTGTCATCGTCTTATTCCTCTGCGCCAAGTGCTCTGAAATTATGCGGGAAGCCGTTGGTATCGATGGCTGCCATCCATTTCAGGAAAGCGACGATGCCTTCGGCCTCTTGTTGAGTGATCTCCAGATTCGGCATCTTGCGGTTGGAACCGAAGGTGCGGGCGTTCTTTTCCGGATCGAGCAGGAAATTGAGCATCATCTGTTCGCGCGATTCCTTGGCGATCCAGCCCTGGTCCAGCCAGGCTTTGGTCAGATCCGGCGCGTAATAGGCGCCGTTGCCGAGCAGGGTGTGGCAGTTCATACAGTTTTTGGCCTGCACGGTTTTCTTGCCCAGATCGACCAGTTTTTCAGCTTCCTCTTCGCTCAGGATTTTACCGAACAAGGGCGCTTCGGAGCCGATCACGGGCTGGTAACGCTGTTTGGTTTTATCGAAACGGTAACCGACGTCTTGGTTGATCACGCTGTAAGCCGGTACCCGCGGGCCGCCGGTGGAAATTTTCGCCAACGAGTCGAAGGTTAAAATCACTAGCAGTACGAATGAGCCGCCGGTGACCCAGATTGCGGTTTTCTTCCAGAAAGTTTCCGACGCCCAGCGCGGCGGGATGTGTTCAGTCATGGTGGTCTCCTGCTTGGTGAGGGGGATGATGGTCCGGCTGGTGCGTGGCTGCGCACAACCGCCAGATAAAGCGCGGCATCCAGCCGTAACCTAGCGCCATTAGCAACGACAGTACCAGCCAATAGTCGCTGAAATGGTTGACGTAGCTAAAAACAGCGACGCAAACCATCAATGCGAAGTATGTTATCCACGCGGCAACGCCCAGCGACCGGCGGCCGCTGGCCTTGCCCCAGGCAAATAGCGCCGCGTACAGCGTGGCGAGCAAAATAATCAGCGCCGCACTGAAAAAACTCAGAAAAAAGTCGGATAACGCCACCGGTTCTATCAACATCGGTTACCACCGCCAGGTAAGTTTTTAAGGTGTTTTTTAAATGCAGCTTTACGACAAGTGTAAGCGCCATTAACATTTATTTCAAATACAGCGTTGTGAGGACTGGATATGCAACTGACTGCACACACCGATTACGCGCTGCGCGTACTGATTTATCTGAACGTCAATAACGAAAAATTGGTCACGATTACCGAGCTGGCCGAGTTCTTCGGCATTTCCAGAAATCATCTGGTCAAAGTGGTACACAAGCTGGGTGTCAAGGGTTTCATCAAAACCGTACGCGGCAAAGGCGGCGGCATCCGCCTGTCCCGGCCGGCCCAGGAAATCAGTATCGGTAATGTGGTGCGCGAAGTCGAAGGCCGGTTTCAGATGGCAGAATGCTTCAATCCGAAAAAGCAGGGGCTTTGCCCGTTGGAAAATGGGTGCGGCTTGACCGGTCTATTGGGTCACGCCATCGAACAGTTTTTGCAAACCTTGGATAAAGCCGTATTGAGCGACTTTAGCGCTCCGCAGGCTTTGACCAGACGGGCTATCGGTTGAGGTCAGTGCGCTCCGCCGTTAATTTTATTCCTGCCAAAGGCAAACGCCGCCGCTAGCCTTGCTGATTTTTGCCAAACGTTGCTGATGTGCCGACAGTTCGTCGTCACTGCAGGCAATCACCTTCAAACGCGGCCGATCCGCCGGCAACCGCACAATCGCGCGTTCGCCGCCGCCGTCCTGCTGGTCGCCCTCGTCCAGCAATGAAGATTGGCCGCCGGTCATCAACAAATAAACGTCGGCCAGAATTTCGGCGTCGAGCAGCGCGCCGTGCAACTCCCGGTGGCTGTTGTCGATGCCGTAACGTTTGCATAACGCGTCCAGGCTATTGCGGGCGCCGGGATGTTTTTTGCGGGCGTAGGCCAGCGTGTCGAATACGCTGCTGTTGCTTTCCACGGTTCGGGTCTCGCGCGGTAGCTGCGACAGCTCGTGGTTCAAAAAGCCGACGTCGAACGGCGCATTATGGATGATCAGCTCGGCGCCGGCGGTAAACGCCATGAAATCTTCCACCACGTCGGCGAAGCGCGGTTTGTCGCGCAGGAATTCGTTGGTGATGCCGTGGACTTCAATCGCGCCGGCGTCGATTTCCCGATCCGGGTTCAGATAGACGTGGAAATGGTTGCGGGTCAGCCGGCGATTAACCAACTCGACACAGCCGATTTCGATGATTTTGTGGCCTTCTTTCGGGTTGATACCGGTGGTTTCGGTATCCAGAACGACTTGGCGGTGAGTCGGTTTACTCATGCCTTGGCCTCAGGAGCAAAAGTGTTTCAACAATTCGGTTTGCACTTGGTAAAGCGGGTGTTGTTCGTCGTGTACTTGCCGGTATTGGCCGTCGGGACCGAGCAGCCAAGCCTGGGTGTTGTCCTTCAAATAGCCGTCCAGGTCGCCGAGTACGCGTTCGACGATTTTTTTGTCGGCAATCGGGAAGCAAACTTCGACCCGACGGAACAGATTGCGGTTCATCAGGTCGGCACTGGAGGCGTAGACGGCCCAGTCGCCGCCGTTGTAGAAGGCATAAACCCGGGTATGTTCCAGGAAGCGGCCGACGATGGAGCGGACTTCGATATTGTCTGAAACCCCAGGCACGCCCGGCCGCAGGCAGCAAACGCCGCGCACGATCAATTTGATCTCGACTCCGGCCTGCGAGGCGCGATAAAGGGCTTGAATCGCTTGCTCCTCGACCACGGCATTGACCTTGATTATGATCTTGGCCGTTTTACCTTTCTTGGCCTGTTCGATTTCTCTTTCCACCATTTTCAGCAGGCCGTGATGCAGTGTAAACGGCGATTGCAGCAATTTATTCAGTTTGCTGACCTTGCCCAGACTGGTCAATTGCATGAATACCCGGCGCACGTCCTCGGCCAGTTCCTTCTCGCAGGTGAACAGGCCGTAATCGGTATATAGCCTGGCCGTGCGCGGATGGTAGTTGCCGGTGCCGAGATGGACGTAATTGCGTAAGCTGTTGCCCTCCTTGCGCAGCACCATGCACATTTTGGCGTGGGTTTTATACCCGACCACGCCGTATACCACGTGCGCCGCGGCTTTCCTGTAATTTGGCGGCCAGGCCGATGTTGTCCTTTTCGTCGAACCGGGCCCGCAATTCGATCACGACCGTGACTTCCTTACCGGCGCGCGCGGCTTTGATCAGCGCGGCGACGATAGGCGAATCGACACCGGTCCGGTACAGGGTTTGTTTGATGGCCAACACGTCGGGATCGGCTGCGGCCTGCTTGATGAAATCGACCACCGGCGAAAACGATTCGTAGGGATGGTGCAGCAGGATGTCCTGTTTGCGGATGCTGGCGAAGAAGTCTTTGTTGCGGCCGAAGGCCGACGGTACGCTGGGTTTGAACGGCGGAAACTTCAAATCGGGCCGTTCGATCATGTTATAGATGGCTTGCATCCGGCTCAAATTGACCGGACCGTTGGCCAAAAACAATCGATCTTGGGTCAAGTCGAAGCGTGCCAGCAGGAATTGGGTGGTTTCTTCCGGGCAATTGGCGTCAATTTCCAGCCTAACCTCGTCGCCGTAGTTGCGCATCGCCAGTTCGCCTTCCACAGCGAGCAGCAAATCGTCGATCGCGTCGTCGTCGACGAAAAAATCGCTGTTTCGAGTGACCCGGAATTGGTAACAACCTTTTACCGTCATGCCGTTGAACAGGTCGTTGACGAAGGCGTGGATGATCGACGACAGAAACACAAAATCGTGCGGGCCGCTGTCGGTTTCGCTGACCGGCAATTGGATGATGCGCGGCAGCGCCCGCGGTGCCTGCAGCACGGCGCGGCCGCTGTTGCGGCCGAACGCGTCTTTTCCGGTCAACGAGATGATGAAGTTCAAACTCTTGTTCAGGATGCGCGGAAACGGGTGGGCCGAATCCAAACCGACCGGCGTCAGAATCGGCAGCAATTCCTCGTTGAAGTATCTTTCCAGCCAGGCTTTTTGCGACGGCGACCAACGGTCGCGGCGCAGGAAGCGGATGTTTTCGCCTTCCAGCTTCGGGATCAGAATTTCGTTCAGCACCCGGTATTGTTCGGCGACCAGCTCGTGGGCTTTTTGCGAAATTTTCTCGAACTGTTCGTTGATTGTCAGGCCGTCGGCGCTGACCAGATTCGGGTCCATTTCCGCCATCTGTAACAAGCTGGCGACGCGCACCTCGTAGAACTCGTCGAGGTTGGAACAGGATATGCATAGGTAATTCAGGCGCTCCAGCAGCGGGAGTCTTTCGTCCAATGCCTGCGCCAGCACCCGAACGTTGAATTCCAGCAGGCTGTGTTCGCGGTTCAGGTAGAGTTCGGGACTCGTCAAATCGATGGATTCCATGTCTGCTGCGGGTTGGATTGGGTTGAATCGATTATAAAGGAATTTTTTCGGCCTTGGGTTACAGCGGCGCCTCAGGCCTCGAACTTGCTATAATCGCCGCCATCACGCAAATCGGATGCCATTGATGAACTTCCCAACCATTGAGTCTTTTGTCGGAAATACGCCATTGGTGCGCCTGCAACGTCTGCCGGTGGCCGGCGGCAACACCGTTTTATTGAAGTTGGAAGGCAATAATCCGGCCGGTTCGGTCAAGGACCGGCCGGCTGTCAGCATGATCAAGCACGCCGAAGCCCGCGGCGAGATCAAACCGGGCGACCGGTTGATCGAAGCCACCAGCGGCAATACCGGTATCGCATTGGCGATGGCCGCGGCGATCAAGGGTTATAAAATGACCTTGATCATGCCCGACAACATGAGCGCGGAACGGATCGCGTCGATGAAAGCCTATGGCGCCGAGATCATTTTGACCCCGGCAAAACAGAGTATGGAAGGCGCGATCGATTTGGCGCGGGCGATGGAAGCCCGCGGCGAAGGCCGGATTTTGGACCAGTTTGCCAATCCCGATAATCCGCGGGCGCATTACGAAGGTACCGGCCCGGAAATTTGGCGCGACACCGATGGCAAAGTGACCCATTTCGTCAGCTCGATGGGGACTACCGGCACGATTATGGGGACTTCGAGGTATCTGAAGCAGCAAAATCCGGATATTCAAATCGTCGGCGTGCAGCCGGCAGGCGAATCGAAGATACCCGGCATCCGCCGCTGGCCGCAGGAGTATCTGCCGAAAATCTACGACGCCAGCCGCGTGGATCGGATCATCGAAGTCGAGCAATTGGATGCCGAAAACACCACGCGCAGTCTGGCGGCGGTGGAAGGTATTTTTGCCGGGGTCTCTTCCGGCGGTGCCGTGTTTGCCGCGTTGAAATTGGCCGAGCAAGTCGAAAATAGCTTGATCGTCACCATCGTCTGCGACCGCGGCGACCGCTATTTGTCGACCGGCGTATTTCCGACCTGAACCACCTCTTTTAAACTATCCGTCTTCGCATCCTGTCATGTCGGGTCGCGCTCTACCGAGCGGCCCCGACCTAACTTCTACTGATAATGGCCCACAAGAAAAAACTTCCGCTCGAACCCGTCACCGTAACCATCGAATCACTGTCCCACGACGGCCGCGGCGTCAGCCACGTCAACGGCAAAGTGGTATTCATCGACGAAGCCTTACCCGGCGAAACCCTGGATTTTGTCTACACCGACAGCCGCCGCGATTATGCTGAAGGCAAGGTCGTCGAATTGCACGACCGCAACCCGCATCGGGTGGAGCCGGCTTGTCCGCATTTCGGCCGCTGCGGCGGTTGCAGTTTTCAGCATGTCGACGACGCCGAGCAAATTCATTTCAAGGAAGAATTGTTACGCGACCAGTTCCGCCGGATCGGTAAGCTGGAAATCCCGCAAATCTGGGAAGCGTTGACCGGGCCGCATTGGGGTTACCGGCGTAAAGCCAGGATGGGCGTGAAATGGGTGGCGAAGAAGGGTAGGGTGTTGGTCGGCTTTCGCGAACGGCGCAATCCGTTTTTGGCGGAAATCGATAGCTGTAAAGTCATGCACCCTATCGTCGGCGAAAACTTGCTGGCCTTGGGCGAAATGATTGCCGGTCTGTCGATCAAGGACAAGATTCCGCAGATTGAAGTCGCGATCGGCGACAATGACTGCGTGCTGGCGGTGCGGGTATTGGAACCGCCTAGCGCGGCCGACCAGCAGCGCATGCGCGAATATGCCGAAAAGTTGGGGGTGACGATTTGTCTGCAACCGAAAGGCCCGGACAGCATCGTGCCGTTGGATGGGGAAGCCGAAGTCGTGCCGAGTTATGCCTTGGCCGAGCAGGGCGTCAAATTCAATTTTCGCCCGGCGATGTTCACTCAAGTGAACTATGAAATTAACCGGAAGATGGTGAGCCGCGCCATTGAGGCCTTGGAGTTGGGCAAAGACGACCGGGTGCTGGATTTGTTTTGCGGCCTGGGCAATTTCACCTTGCCATTAGCGACCCGCGCCGGCCATGTCGTCGGCGTGGAGGGCGATTTGCCGTTGGTCAACCATGCCAGGGAAAATGCGCGTCTCAACAATCTGCAGAATGTGGAGTTTCACGTCGCCGATTTGAGCAAGGACGTCAAGGATCTGCCGTGGTGCAAGCAAAAATTCGATAAAGTCCTGCTCGACCCGTCGCGGGCCGGTGCGTCTGAGGTTTTGCACAATTTCAAGCATTGGCAGCCGGAACGGATCGTCTATGTGTCCTGCAATCCGTCGACGCTGGCCCGCGACGCCGGTATTCTGGTCAACGAACTCGGCTACAAATTGGTCAAAGCCGGCGTGATGGACATGTTCCCGCAGACCGCCCACGTCGAATCGATTGCATTGTTTGTGAAATGACGGAAGCGTCGGCGGCTTGCTTGATCGATGTGTCGATCGCCGAACAGCGCTTGCGTTTGCTGCAAGCTGGCGAAGTGGCTGCCGATTATCCGGTATCGACTGCAAAAAACGGCCCCGGCGAAAGAAAGGGCAGTTACTGTACGCCGACCGGCTGGCACCGGATTCGGGCCAAGATCGGCGCCGGTTTGCCGATTAACAGCGTGTTCAAGGCTCGGCGTCCGACCGGCGAGATTTACAGTCCCGAATTGTCGATTCAACAGCCGCAACGCGACTGGATTTTGAGCCGGATTCTGTGGTTGGGCGGTTTGGAGCCCGGCAAGAACCGTTACGGCGAGGTCGATAGTGGCTGGCGGTATATTTATATCCACGGCACGCCGGACGAGTTGATGAACGGACAACCGGAGTCGCACGGTTGCGTACGGATGAACAACGCCGACGTGATTGCCTTGTTCGCTGCGGTGCCGGTTGGCTGTCGGGTGTTTATTCATGTCTGAGTCTCGTATCCAAGAGATGACGGGCAACTTAAAACACCGAATCTTGCCTGCCGATCTCGGCGTGCTGCCGGCATGAATCGCGTCGTTTTAGGCATAGAATACGACGGCAGCGCTTACGCCGGCT comes from the Methylomonas sp. EFPC3 genome and includes:
- a CDS encoding cytochrome c — encoded protein: MTEHIPPRWASETFWKKTAIWVTGGSFVLLVILTFDSLAKISTGGPRVPAYSVINQDVGYRFDKTKQRYQPVIGSEAPLFGKILSEEEAEKLVDLGKKTVQAKNCMNCHTLLGNGAYYAPDLTKAWLDQGWIAKESREQMMLNFLLDPEKNARTFGSNRKMPNLEITQQEAEGIVAFLKWMAAIDTNGFPHNFRALGAEE
- a CDS encoding Rrf2 family transcriptional regulator, with protein sequence MQLTAHTDYALRVLIYLNVNNEKLVTITELAEFFGISRNHLVKVVHKLGVKGFIKTVRGKGGGIRLSRPAQEISIGNVVREVEGRFQMAECFNPKKQGLCPLENGCGLTGLLGHAIEQFLQTLDKAVLSDFSAPQALTRRAIG
- the dnaQ gene encoding DNA polymerase III subunit epsilon codes for the protein MSKPTHRQVVLDTETTGINPKEGHKIIEIGCVELVNRRLTRNHFHVYLNPDREIDAGAIEVHGITNEFLRDKPRFADVVEDFMAFTAGAELIIHNAPFDVGFLNHELSQLPRETRTVESNSSVFDTLAYARKKHPGARNSLDALCKRYGIDNSHRELHGALLDAEILADVYLLMTGGQSSLLDEGDQQDGGGERAIVRLPADRPRLKVIACSDDELSAHQQRLAKISKASGGVCLWQE
- the cysM gene encoding cysteine synthase CysM; the encoded protein is MNFPTIESFVGNTPLVRLQRLPVAGGNTVLLKLEGNNPAGSVKDRPAVSMIKHAEARGEIKPGDRLIEATSGNTGIALAMAAAIKGYKMTLIMPDNMSAERIASMKAYGAEIILTPAKQSMEGAIDLARAMEARGEGRILDQFANPDNPRAHYEGTGPEIWRDTDGKVTHFVSSMGTTGTIMGTSRYLKQQNPDIQIVGVQPAGESKIPGIRRWPQEYLPKIYDASRVDRIIEVEQLDAENTTRSLAAVEGIFAGVSSGGAVFAALKLAEQVENSLIVTIVCDRGDRYLSTGVFPT
- the rlmD gene encoding 23S rRNA (uracil(1939)-C(5))-methyltransferase RlmD, producing the protein MAHKKKLPLEPVTVTIESLSHDGRGVSHVNGKVVFIDEALPGETLDFVYTDSRRDYAEGKVVELHDRNPHRVEPACPHFGRCGGCSFQHVDDAEQIHFKEELLRDQFRRIGKLEIPQIWEALTGPHWGYRRKARMGVKWVAKKGRVLVGFRERRNPFLAEIDSCKVMHPIVGENLLALGEMIAGLSIKDKIPQIEVAIGDNDCVLAVRVLEPPSAADQQRMREYAEKLGVTICLQPKGPDSIVPLDGEAEVVPSYALAEQGVKFNFRPAMFTQVNYEINRKMVSRAIEALELGKDDRVLDLFCGLGNFTLPLATRAGHVVGVEGDLPLVNHARENARLNNLQNVEFHVADLSKDVKDLPWCKQKFDKVLLDPSRAGASEVLHNFKHWQPERIVYVSCNPSTLARDAGILVNELGYKLVKAGVMDMFPQTAHVESIALFVK
- a CDS encoding L,D-transpeptidase: MTEASAACLIDVSIAEQRLRLLQAGEVAADYPVSTAKNGPGERKGSYCTPTGWHRIRAKIGAGLPINSVFKARRPTGEIYSPELSIQQPQRDWILSRILWLGGLEPGKNRYGEVDSGWRYIYIHGTPDELMNGQPESHGCVRMNNADVIALFAAVPVGCRVFIHV